In the genome of Ureibacillus sp. FSL W7-1570, the window GAAAAAGGCGAAGAATGGCTGGATGAAATGATTCAATACGTTTCCAGAAACATCCAATACTTAGAACAAGAATTAAATCAATTGGATGGCGTTAGGGTCATCCGCCCGCAAGCCTCTTACCTCGTTTGGATCGACTATCGTGGAACAGGGCTTTCCGAAGAAGAAATGATGGATCGTCTCTTAAATAAAGGGAAACTGGCATTGGAGCCAGGAACAAAATATAGCGAAGCAGGCCGCGGTTACCTCCGCATCAACCTGGCATGTCCGTTTGAAACAGTCAAAGAAGGCGTGGAACGTTTCAAAAAAGCTTTATCTTAATATAACGTTTAATAGAAAAAACATCATTTTCTCTGTGCAGAAAATGATGTTTTCATTTTATTCCCATTATTATGTTACTATTGTTCTACCTTCCATTTATATTATAATGATAAAAAAACGAATTTCTAATTATTCAAAAATTACTTGAAAATGGGGTTATTACAATCAAAGACGTGATGAGAAAGAAATTGCCTCTTCGTACAACAATGTTCTTATTTTCTTTTGTAATTGTGCTGTTTTCCATTATGACAAGCGGGGCCATCATGATTCACAATATTGCCGGCGCCTTTGAGAAAGAGTTTGGATCACGGGCAATCGCCATCGCCCGAACCGTCGCCCAATTGGAAGAAGTTCAGACAACGGTCGGGACGGAAAAAGGATTTGAAGTCATCCAGCCGATTGCGGAACGGGTCCGTTTAGCAACCGATGTGGACTACATCGTGATTTTCGATATGAAAGGTGTCCGTTATTCCCACCCATCGGAAAGCAGAATCGGAACCATTAACGAAGAAATAATGAAAAATGCGGCATATTCCCAACACGAGTACATATCAAAAGCTTTTGGGGTACAAGGTTTTTCCATCCGCGCATTCGTACCGATCATGAATCCCGAGGCTACAAGACAAGTCGGGGTGATCACCGTCGGAATCATAACTCCGAAGTGGCAACATTTAGTCGAAGAGTATCAATCGGATATATACATCTCTTTATTTTGGGGATTATTGATCGGTCTTGTTGGATCCATATTGATCGCCAATCATATCAAACGGCAAACATTAAATCTGGAACCTTCCGAAATTGCCCGTATTGTGGAGGAACGTTCCGCCATTATGCAGGCGATGGACGTCGGGCTTCTTGCCACGGATGGCAAAGGCAATATTACGTATATGAACCATTTGGCAAGAAAATATACCCATTTTTTTGGAAAAAGAGGAACTTTGAAAGAAGTGTTTCAGAATACTTGGTTAGGAGAAGAACATATAGAAAAGCAGGATGGTTACCGGCCGCTGTCAATGTTTAACCAGATGTATCTGGTCCGCATCTTCCCATTAAAAATTCATGATAAAAACGCCGGTTCCCTCATTGTCATCACTGACCGGAAAGAAGCGCATACATTAGCGGAAGAATTGACTGGGGTAAAAACGCTTGTTGACACCCTCCGAGCCCAACACCATGAATTTCTCAACCGCCTGCACAGTATTGCGGGGTTGATTCAACTCAACCGGAATGAAGAAGCCATCAGTTTAATATTGGATGAAATTACCGATGAAGAAAGTGTCTTCCAAAAAATTAAAGACAAAATTCAAGACTATTCCATTCAAGGATTGCTCATAGGCAAATTTTCAAGAGCGAAGGAGCTGGGGGTGGAACTCACCTTAAGCGACGATTCTTACTTATTTGATTATGTTACCGGTTTTTCCAGCGGCGACTTGATCACCATCATCGGAAATCTGCTGGATAATGCCATGGAAGCTTGTCTATCAAAAGAAGAAAAGTTTGTGGATATCCTCATCCAAGGGGACAAACATTACTTATATATCGAAGTTCAGGACAATGGAGCAGGAATTCAAAAACCGGTGGAGCGGATTTTTGACTATGGTTTTACAACGAAAAATAAAGCTGGCCATGGAATCGGATTGGCGTTGGTAAAACAAATTGTCGAATCAAATCATGGAACAATTCAAGTGTTTTCGGAAGTGGGTGTCGGAACAACGATGATTGTACAAGTTGGGAGGAATGAACAATGAAAGATATTCGGGTCTTGATTGTGGAAGATGATCCAATGGTACTCGAAGTAAACAAAAGTTTTCTAATGAAAACAAAGGGGTTTTCCCTCGCCGGAGAAGCTCAATCAGGTGAACAAGCCTATCAGGAAATCAAGGAAAAAATGCCCGATTTAATCCTTTTGGATATGTATTTGCCGGATATTTCCGGACTGGAGCTATTTTACAAAATTCGAAATGAACGCCTCCCGGTTGACATCATTATGATTACGGCAGCACGAGATGCAAAAACCGTTCAAGAATTGACGCGTTTGGGAGCTTTCGATTATTTGGTGAAACCGTTCCGCCTGGAGAGATTCCAACAAGCATTGGAAAATTACGCCCGCTCCCGAAAGAAATTGACCACGAAAGACGAATTGAAACAGGATGACATTGACGAATATTATGGCACTACTTCTTTTGAGACACAGAAGGAACTTCCAAAAGGACTTAATGAAATCACGATGAAACAAATCACCGACAAGTTGAAGGAAATCAACGAACCGGTGACCGCTGAACAGTTGGCTCAAATTACGGGCATGGCGAGGGTCACTGTAAGAAAATATTTGGACTATCTCGCAAGTATCAGCGAAGTGAAAATCGATTTAAAATACGGTACAGTCGGCCGTCCAACCAAATATTATTCTCTTTGATAAGAGCTCAAAATGCTCTTATTTTTTTACCCGCACATGTATTATAACAGTCGTTATTCCAGAATAACTGTTGTATACCAAAAAGAACAAAATGTTCATTAACACCATAATATTGAGAATTTTCATTTTTCAATTAACATGAAATTAACGTTAGAAAAGAGGATTTGAATGAGAAACTTATTAAAAGTGTTCATGTATTGTATTTTGTTAGCGATTCCATTTCTAACGCTTGCATGCACTCAGTATGATGATTATCCCGAAGATTTGGAGCAACTGAGTGAAGATGAGCGGCTTGTCATCCGTTTCTCCCATGTTGTCGGAGAGGATACACCGAAAGGAATGGCCGCCCGTAAATTTGCCGAACTCATTAAAGAACGGTCCAATGGCCGGATCGAAGTTCAAGTTTTCTCAAATGGAACCCTTTACAAAGATGTGGAAGAATTGAATGCGCTCCTTAACGGGAATATCCAAATGATTGCCCCTGCCATTTCAAAGCTGACCGACTTGGTCCCTGAACTTTCGGTTTATGATCTTCCCTACGCCTTTGATTCAATGGAGGAAGTTCATGAGTTCACCGAAAGCAAGGCGGGAAATCAATTGAAGAACCTGTTGAAACAACATAATCTGATCGTTCTCGGCTTATGGGACAGCGGTTTTAAACAAATCAGCAACGACACCCGGCCGATCGAACATTACAAAGATTTGAAAGGCATCCGAATGCGCATCATGCAAAGCGATATTTTGGCTGAACAATATCGCACCGTTGATGCATTGCCAAGAAAAATCGATTTCAACACCGTCTTTCAATCGCTGCAAAAAGGCGATGTGGAAGGACAAGAAAATACATTGACAAACATCACAAGCAAAAATCTCTATTCATTGCAAAAATACTTGACGATATCCGATCACGGTTACTTAGGATATTTCCTGCTCTTCAATTATGATTTTTGGAAGAAATTATCACCAGAAGATCAAGAACTCATCAAAGAGACTCTTGAAGAAGTTCAAGAATGGCAATGGCAAATTGCAAAAGAATTGAACGATCAAAAACTGCAGGAAATTGAAGATTGCCGATGCATTCAAATCCATTATTTGTCGGAAGAAGAGAAAAAAGACTGGGAGAAACGTTTCTCTCCTGTATATGACTACTATAAACAGCATTTTGGAAACTACTATATTCAAAATCTTCCGAAATATAAAGATGTCAAATAGGTTAAAGAGAGCTTTTTGCTCTATTAACAATAAATTACTATCAAACTTTTTAAGGGGGATTCACATCATGAAGAAATGGCTATTAGCCACGATTTTAGGGGTGTTGGCACTTGCGCTTGCTGCCTGTGGCGGCGACAGTTCCAGCAGTGATGACAAGAAATCTAGTGATGAGTACACTGCAGACAAACCGCTTGTCATCAAGTTCTCTCACGTAACAGCTCAAGATAGTGTAAAAGGTAAAGCTGCTGATTATTTTGCACAATTAGTGGATGAAAAAACAGAAGGTAAAGTAAAAGTTGAAGTGTATCCAGCTTCCCAATTATACGGGGATGCAGACGAACTTGATGCGTTAGTATCAGGGAACGTACATATGATCGCTCCTTCTGTAACAAAAATGGTAAAACTTGATCCACGTTGGCAATATGTTGATATGCCATATTTATTCGAAAGTGAAGAACATGTTCAAAAATTCTTTGATTCTGAATTGGCTCAAAAATTATTCAACTCAGATCAATTGGCAGCAAACGATATTAAAGGGATGGCATTCTGGCCAAACGGATTCAAACATTTCTCCAACAACAAACATCCATTGGTAAAACCTGAAGATTTCAAAGGTTTGAAATTTCGTACACAAGCTGGACAAGTATTGGAAGCTCAATTTGAAGCATTAGGCGCAGGTTCTGCGACAATCGCCTTTGGTGAAACTTACGCTGCTCTTCAACAAGGAACAGTTGATGGCGCGGAAAACCCATTCAACAACTTTGATACAATGAAATTCTATGAAGTTCAAAAATATTTATCTACAACACAACATGGTCGTCTTGACTATGCGATTTTCGTAAACAAATCTTTCTGGGAATCAATGCCTGAAGATTTACGTGCAAAAGTGGAAGAAGCGCTTGCTGAAGCTACGAAATATGCTCAAGATTTGGCGGCTGAAGAAAACCAAAAATCTTTCGAAAAAATCAAAAGCTTAGGCACAGTGGAAGTATATGAAATGACTGATGAAGAGCGTGCAGCTCTTAAAGAAGCGTTACAACCTGTTTATGATAAATTCGAAGATGTTATTACAAAAGAATTAATTGATGGCATCAAGGCTTTAGCTGAATAAAAAATTCCCTGAAACACAATCTTTTCCCTAACGATTCGAGTGTCGATGCATTTCGGCACTCCCTCTTTTTTCACTTTAAAATAAAGGAGTTGAGACAATTGAAAGTGTTAATGAAAATTTGGGCTTGGTTTGAGGAAATCTTCTCGGGTCTTTTTTTTGGCGCCGGTGTCCTCTTAATCTTCTACGGAGTATTTATGCGATATGTTTTAAACCATCCCCAGGCATGGGTTGAAGAGGTGGCAAGATATTCAATCATTTGGGGCACTTTCCTGGGCTTCGGTATGGCATTAAAACACAATCAGCACATTCAAGTGGATATTTTATACGACCGTTTAAACCCTGCCGGAAAATATATTCTCAATCTTGTAGCAACCGCGTTGAGCATTATATTCTGTCTGATTTATACATATTACGGATGGAATCTGGTCTCTGCTCGACTCAATTCTGGAATGGTATCTCTTGAAGTGGGCATCCCTATGTGGATTGTTTACCTGATACTACCAATTTCAGGAGTGCTTTTCTTGCTTCGATTTATCGAACGGTTGGTAAACATTCTGCGTAGAAAGGATGAAGAATATGCTAACCCTCTTAATTAGTTTCTTTATATTAGTATTCTTGCGGGTTCCTATAGCAATCAGTTTGGCCTTATCTACCATTTTAATGTTATTTATGTCCGATTTTAATATGAACATGATGCCTCAACGGATGTTTACCGCACTCGATTCCTTTCCAATGATGGCCATCCCCGGATTCGTACTTGCAGGTGCCATTATGGCCCGCGGCGGAATTTCAAAATATTTGATTGAAGCATTGCGTTCATGGGTCGGGCATCTGCCAGGAGGATTATCCGTTGTAACGATCCTGGCCTGCGGGATTTTCGCCGCCATTTCCGGTTCATCTCCGGCAACGGCCGCTGCCATTGGTTCGATCATGATTCCCGCCCTCATCTCAGCAGGATATAATAAAAGATATGCTTACGGATTGGTTGCCGCCGGCGGAACGCTCGGTATTTTGATTCCTCCAAGCGTCCCTCTCATTATCTACGGTATCACCGCCGAGGAATCAATCGGAAAATTATTCATGGCTGGCGTTATCCCTGGTTTGGGCTTGCTTGCCGTTCTGATTGTCGCTGCCATCGTTTATGCGAAAAAGCAAGGATATCAAGGTGACCAAAAAGCCACTTGGGAAGAACGCGGAAGAAAATCGTTGAAAGCCATTTGGGGTGCATTATTACCGGTATTAATTTTAGGCACTATCTACAAAGGAGTTATCACTCCAACAGAATCTGCCGTGATTGCGGTCGTTTACGGACTCATCGTTTCTATTTTCATTTACCGTGAGTTGAGCTGGAAAGATTTCCGCCATGTGATGGTTGAATCCATTAACGTAACAGCGATGATTTTCCTTATTATCGGAGCTGCCTCATTATTCGGTTTATATATGACAAACGAACAAGTCCCTCATAAAGTCGGTCAATGGATTGCGGAAAGTGACATGAACAAATGGGTATTCTTGTTAATCGTTAACTTCCTGTTTTTCATTTTGGGAATGTTCTTGGAAGCGGTATCGATTATTTTGATCACTTTGCCAATTTTATTACCGATATTAAAACATTTCGGTATCGATTTATATCACTTCGCCATTATCATGGTAATCAACTTGGAACTTGGTATGATCACACCTCCAGTTGGTTTAAACTTGTTCGTCGTTGCGGGTGTTGCGAAAGAAAAATTGGGGGAAGTCGTTCGGGGCGTAATTCCATTCATTGTATTGATGATTGCATACTTGATCGTCGTCATCCTCTTCCCTCAATTATCGCTATGGCTGCCATTCGGAACCGGAAAATAACATTGGAAACTTGGCACACATTTTCGACCGTGTCCGTTGAAGTATAAAAAGAGGGTGTTCACAAATGGAAACAAAGGGGTATCAATTGAATGAGGCCGGCTACTGGCGCATCGTTGCAAGCCTCGGGTTGGCATCAACCTTCATTTTTGCAAGCTTTTATTCCTTTCAACCGCTCATTCCTGTATTCGAAAAAGAGTTTTCCATTTCAGTGACGTACTCCAGCTTGACCATGTCACTGGCAACGTTGTCCCTGATTTTCGGGCTGATTGTTTTAGGGTTTTTTTCCGACAGAAATGGACGAGTCGTATTCATCAAACTTTCCGTCCTTTTATCGATTCTTCCATTTCTTGTCATGCTTTTTGTTGAAAAATACTGGGTGATCTCCCTTTTGCGATTTATCCAAGGATTCACTTTGGCCGGAGTGCCTGCTGCATCCCTTGCCTATATCGGAGAGGAAATCGAATCGAAAGTGCGGAATCTGGCCACATCCATCTATATTTCTACAAATGCGCTTGGCGGGATGATCGGACGGTTTCTTGCGGGGAATCTTTCAGAAACTTATAGTTGGCAATCAGCCATTACAATCATTATGATTTTTGGCATTTGCGTGTTTATTTTTGTGCTCATCGCTTTGCCAAAATCGAAATTTTTCGTCCCAAGTGCAGTAAGTTTTTTGGAAGATTTGAAAGGTTTCGGTTATCATCTAAATAACCCGATTTTACTTCTGTTATTTGGATTGGGAATCGTATTGCAAATCACATTTACCGGAACGTGGACGTACCTTCCGTTCCAATTGGCACAACCGCCTTTTTCCATGTCCCTGGACTCCATTTCCTTTTTGTATTTTGCCTATGCCTTCGGGATTATTGGAGCACCGATTGCAAGCTGGCTCTCAAATAAATTCACATTAGAAAAAGTGCGGACCTTTGCGATCTTCTTTCTTTCTTTCGGCGTATTGTGCACATTGCATTCTTCTCTCTTTGTCGTATTGTTTGGTTTGTGTGTGGTTTGTTTCGGCTTTTTCACAGCCCATTCATTAACTGCCGCAAGTGTGGGCAAAACCGCGACCCATTTGAAAGGAAGCGCATCCAGCCTTTATTTGGTTGCTTATTACATCGGGGTTGCATCCGGAAGCACTCTTGTCGCTCCCGTCTATCATCATCTGGGGTGGAAAGGGTTCATCTTAATAACCGTTGCTGTAACTATTTCCTATGTAATATTTTTAAATTTTTCATTAATAAAATACCACCAAAAAAAGAGTTTGGAAAATTAAGGAGATTTTCTTGTTGTTACATACCATTGGAATATTTCCTAAATATAGAGCAATTTGAAAAGGCTGTCCGAAATGTTTTACGGACAGCCTTTCAAATTATTTGAGTTCTATATGATTTTCCTTATTTTTTTCTCTTTCTTTCAAAATCCGCTCTTCCAGCTCTTTCGTTTTCATTTCCTGTCTTTTTGAAAATTGTTTCACTGCAAAGAAAACCGCAAAACAGAGCAGGAACAGAAAGACCATTTCAACCGCGGCCGGAATATAGGCCATTTTATCTTCCGGGAAATATAAAAAGTCGCCGTATAATAAAAGGTGATTCACCTTCATCACTTCTTTCCGTCATATTATTCGATCACTGTGATTGATAAAATTTTGACATCTTCCAACGGTTTATCGCGGAAATCCGTTTCCACCTCCGCAATTTTGTCCACTACATCCATGCCTTCCACCACTTGACCGAATACAGTATGTTTATAATCCAACCAAGGGGTACCCCCAACCCGTGCGTATTCCTCAATGATTTCTTTCGGGAAACCGGCCTGTTCCATTTGGGCAACCATGTCCGCCGGCACATATGGCATTTGCACGATAAAGAACTGTGAACCGTTCGTGTTTGGTCCTGCATTGGCCATTGATAATGCTCCGCGCAAATTGAACAATTCAGGATGGAATTCATCTTCAAAAGGTTGTCCCCAGATGGATTCCCCGCCCATTCCTGTTCCGGTTGGATCTCCGCCTTGGATCATAAAATCCTTAATGACACGATGGAAAATAATTCCTTCATAATAACCCGACTTGGCATGGCCCAAAAAGTTTTCCACTGTTTTTGGCGCATGTTCCGGGAACAATTTTATTTTTATTGAGCCCATTGTCGTTTTCATTTCCACCAAAATTTCTCCAGGGTTTAATTCCTTCGTTAATTGTGGGTACATTTCTTCTTCTCCTTTATAAATAAAATCAAAGTCATGACTTCATTTTCCTCGTATCAGTTTACCATAAAACGATCATTTTTTCTGCTAATTTGGCATTTTCCCTTTCATCTCTTATTATTTTAACAATTTCCCAAAGAGAAATACTTTTGTGTCATGCAATAAAGCGGAACTGTTCTGTTGGAAATTATGGTATCCTTTCTTGTAGGAGCCGAGGAGGAATCATCGTGAAGCAATTTTTTGGTTATCTTATCATTATCGCTTTCTTCCCTCTCCTCTATCTGTTGGGGGAGAAAATATGGGAAGAAGTGGACCAGGCAAAAACCCAACAACAGCAAATCGAAGAACAAGTCCAACTTCCTGAAACCCAAACCCAGCTTCCCGTTAGAATGTTGGACCGAAATGGAAGTCTTTTTAATGAGGATTACGTCGAATGGAGGGTCCCTACTCCATTAAATGAGATGCCTGAAATCGTCAAACAACTGTTTATATTAAGCGAGGATCGGGATTTTTATCAGCACATCGGCTTCGACTTCAGCGCCATCATGAGGGCGGTTATCGCCAATGCGGGACAAAATTCCATCCGGCAAGGGGGCAGCACCATTACCCAGCAGCTTGTCCGGTCGCTTTATTTATCAGAAGAGAAAACCTATGAACGAAAATTAATGGAAATCTTTTATGCCTATGAATTAGAAAAGATGTATGACAAAGACAAAATTTTAGAAATGTATTTAAATGAAATGTATTTTGCCAATCAAGTGTATGGAATCGGCGGTGCGGCAACGTACTATTTCAATAAGCCTTTGCAGGATTTGTCCGTGGCGGAAATTGCATTCATTTCGGCCATTCCGAACAATCCATCCCTTTATGATCCGGTGACCAATTTCGGGAATACAAAAGCGCGGCAAGAGCGATTGATTGACTTGCTGGCCAAAGAAAATATCATCACGGCCGATGAAGCGAATACATATAAAAACGAACCGATTCGACTGAATATCAAGAGGAAAACCCAGAAGTTCCCCGCTTACAGCACTTACGTCTTGCATGAACTGAAAGAATTGATTGCGGAAAATGAAGGATATGCGGACAGATTGCGGAAAGCTACCCCGGACGCAAAAAAAGTGGTCCAGAAGGAATTGGATGAAAGAATCAATGAACTGCTTCATTCCGGCATCATTATACATACGGCTTTGAATCCTCAAAAGCAGGACGGGGATGAGAAAGCCATCGA includes:
- a CDS encoding sensor histidine kinase — encoded protein: MRKKLPLRTTMFLFSFVIVLFSIMTSGAIMIHNIAGAFEKEFGSRAIAIARTVAQLEEVQTTVGTEKGFEVIQPIAERVRLATDVDYIVIFDMKGVRYSHPSESRIGTINEEIMKNAAYSQHEYISKAFGVQGFSIRAFVPIMNPEATRQVGVITVGIITPKWQHLVEEYQSDIYISLFWGLLIGLVGSILIANHIKRQTLNLEPSEIARIVEERSAIMQAMDVGLLATDGKGNITYMNHLARKYTHFFGKRGTLKEVFQNTWLGEEHIEKQDGYRPLSMFNQMYLVRIFPLKIHDKNAGSLIVITDRKEAHTLAEELTGVKTLVDTLRAQHHEFLNRLHSIAGLIQLNRNEEAISLILDEITDEESVFQKIKDKIQDYSIQGLLIGKFSRAKELGVELTLSDDSYLFDYVTGFSSGDLITIIGNLLDNAMEACLSKEEKFVDILIQGDKHYLYIEVQDNGAGIQKPVERIFDYGFTTKNKAGHGIGLALVKQIVESNHGTIQVFSEVGVGTTMIVQVGRNEQ
- a CDS encoding peptidylprolyl isomerase encodes the protein MYPQLTKELNPGEILVEMKTTMGSIKIKLFPEHAPKTVENFLGHAKSGYYEGIIFHRVIKDFMIQGGDPTGTGMGGESIWGQPFEDEFHPELFNLRGALSMANAGPNTNGSQFFIVQMPYVPADMVAQMEQAGFPKEIIEEYARVGGTPWLDYKHTVFGQVVEGMDVVDKIAEVETDFRDKPLEDVKILSITVIE
- a CDS encoding transglycosylase domain-containing protein, giving the protein MKQFFGYLIIIAFFPLLYLLGEKIWEEVDQAKTQQQQIEEQVQLPETQTQLPVRMLDRNGSLFNEDYVEWRVPTPLNEMPEIVKQLFILSEDRDFYQHIGFDFSAIMRAVIANAGQNSIRQGGSTITQQLVRSLYLSEEKTYERKLMEIFYAYELEKMYDKDKILEMYLNEMYFANQVYGIGGAATYYFNKPLQDLSVAEIAFISAIPNNPSLYDPVTNFGNTKARQERLIDLLAKENIITADEANTYKNEPIRLNIKRKTQKFPAYSTYVLHELKELIAENEGYADRLRKATPDAKKVVQKELDERINELLHSGIIIHTALNPQKQDGDEKAIDSFLSVQNNLQASAVVIDNSNREIVSIYGGKDYKKFDFHRAYQAPRQPGSSFKPLIVYAPLFETANYSPSSIVSGGNICIGNFCPQNYGGAVYGNVTIATAFKYSLNTAALRLFTKVGIDTAFQYLNQFRFESIEEKDKNYSAALGGLTYGVTALEMADAYTSFIDGSYTRAHAIRKVTDQDGNILYQWPTERKQIWSEQTVQYMRTLLGEVVRSGTGKGIFANSSYIGAKTGTTNDYRDFWLAGLSNEYTAAVWLGYDQPKSMQQLEKAQIHFKIFNRIMNQ
- a CDS encoding TRAP transporter substrate-binding protein, whose amino-acid sequence is MKKWLLATILGVLALALAACGGDSSSSDDKKSSDEYTADKPLVIKFSHVTAQDSVKGKAADYFAQLVDEKTEGKVKVEVYPASQLYGDADELDALVSGNVHMIAPSVTKMVKLDPRWQYVDMPYLFESEEHVQKFFDSELAQKLFNSDQLAANDIKGMAFWPNGFKHFSNNKHPLVKPEDFKGLKFRTQAGQVLEAQFEALGAGSATIAFGETYAALQQGTVDGAENPFNNFDTMKFYEVQKYLSTTQHGRLDYAIFVNKSFWESMPEDLRAKVEEALAEATKYAQDLAAEENQKSFEKIKSLGTVEVYEMTDEERAALKEALQPVYDKFEDVITKELIDGIKALAE
- a CDS encoding TRAP transporter large permease subunit, which produces MLTLLISFFILVFLRVPIAISLALSTILMLFMSDFNMNMMPQRMFTALDSFPMMAIPGFVLAGAIMARGGISKYLIEALRSWVGHLPGGLSVVTILACGIFAAISGSSPATAAAIGSIMIPALISAGYNKRYAYGLVAAGGTLGILIPPSVPLIIYGITAEESIGKLFMAGVIPGLGLLAVLIVAAIVYAKKQGYQGDQKATWEERGRKSLKAIWGALLPVLILGTIYKGVITPTESAVIAVVYGLIVSIFIYRELSWKDFRHVMVESINVTAMIFLIIGAASLFGLYMTNEQVPHKVGQWIAESDMNKWVFLLIVNFLFFILGMFLEAVSIILITLPILLPILKHFGIDLYHFAIIMVINLELGMITPPVGLNLFVVAGVAKEKLGEVVRGVIPFIVLMIAYLIVVILFPQLSLWLPFGTGK
- a CDS encoding DctP family TRAP transporter solute-binding subunit encodes the protein MRNLLKVFMYCILLAIPFLTLACTQYDDYPEDLEQLSEDERLVIRFSHVVGEDTPKGMAARKFAELIKERSNGRIEVQVFSNGTLYKDVEELNALLNGNIQMIAPAISKLTDLVPELSVYDLPYAFDSMEEVHEFTESKAGNQLKNLLKQHNLIVLGLWDSGFKQISNDTRPIEHYKDLKGIRMRIMQSDILAEQYRTVDALPRKIDFNTVFQSLQKGDVEGQENTLTNITSKNLYSLQKYLTISDHGYLGYFLLFNYDFWKKLSPEDQELIKETLEEVQEWQWQIAKELNDQKLQEIEDCRCIQIHYLSEEEKKDWEKRFSPVYDYYKQHFGNYYIQNLPKYKDVK
- a CDS encoding response regulator, whose amino-acid sequence is MKDIRVLIVEDDPMVLEVNKSFLMKTKGFSLAGEAQSGEQAYQEIKEKMPDLILLDMYLPDISGLELFYKIRNERLPVDIIMITAARDAKTVQELTRLGAFDYLVKPFRLERFQQALENYARSRKKLTTKDELKQDDIDEYYGTTSFETQKELPKGLNEITMKQITDKLKEINEPVTAEQLAQITGMARVTVRKYLDYLASISEVKIDLKYGTVGRPTKYYSL
- a CDS encoding TRAP transporter small permease, producing MLMKIWAWFEEIFSGLFFGAGVLLIFYGVFMRYVLNHPQAWVEEVARYSIIWGTFLGFGMALKHNQHIQVDILYDRLNPAGKYILNLVATALSIIFCLIYTYYGWNLVSARLNSGMVSLEVGIPMWIVYLILPISGVLFLLRFIERLVNILRRKDEEYANPLN
- a CDS encoding MFS transporter, with product METKGYQLNEAGYWRIVASLGLASTFIFASFYSFQPLIPVFEKEFSISVTYSSLTMSLATLSLIFGLIVLGFFSDRNGRVVFIKLSVLLSILPFLVMLFVEKYWVISLLRFIQGFTLAGVPAASLAYIGEEIESKVRNLATSIYISTNALGGMIGRFLAGNLSETYSWQSAITIIMIFGICVFIFVLIALPKSKFFVPSAVSFLEDLKGFGYHLNNPILLLLFGLGIVLQITFTGTWTYLPFQLAQPPFSMSLDSISFLYFAYAFGIIGAPIASWLSNKFTLEKVRTFAIFFLSFGVLCTLHSSLFVVLFGLCVVCFGFFTAHSLTAASVGKTATHLKGSASSLYLVAYYIGVASGSTLVAPVYHHLGWKGFILITVAVTISYVIFLNFSLIKYHQKKSLEN